The DNA region GACTCGACGCTGGAGGCGGCCGGACGGCGCGGCCAGTGGATGCGCAACCCGATGGGCATCGGCATGTGCGGGCCGACGATCGTGGCGTGGGGCACCGACGAGCAGAGGCAGCGTTTCCTCCGGCCGATCTTCACCGCCGAGGAGATCTGGTGCCAGCTGTTCTCGGAGCCGGGGGCGGGTTCTGACGTGGCCGGGCTGTCCACCCGCGCCATCCGCGACGGGGACGAGTGGGTGATCAGCGGCCAGAAGGTCTGGACGTCGTCGGCCCACCTCGCCAAGTGGGGCCTGCTGCTGGCGCGCACCGACCCCGACGCGCCGAAGCACAAGGGCCTCACCGCCTTCGTCGTCGACATGCACGGGCCGGGCGTCGAGGTGCGGCCCCTGCGCCAGATGTCGGGTGGGGCCAGCTTCAACGAGGTGTGGTTCTCCGAGGCCCGGACCCCCGAGTCCTTCCGCGTCGGCCCGGTGGGGGAGGGATGGAAGGTGGGGACGGCCACCCTCATGAACGAGCGGGTCTCGATCGGCGGGACGGTGGCGCCGCGGGGCAGCGGGCCCATAGCCCAGGCTCTCGAGGTCTGGGCCGCCGCCGGCCGCTCCGATCCGGTGGCGCGCGACCGCCTGGCCCGACTGTGGATCGAGGCCGAGGTGCTCCGGCTCGGGAACATGCGGG from Acidimicrobiales bacterium includes:
- a CDS encoding acyl-CoA dehydrogenase family protein, coding for MPTTIDVDEAQVRALTEKLLSDFAGSDDRAFFGAQFDLGLARVDHPRGYGGLDAEPRLQDVVDSTLEAAGRRGQWMRNPMGIGMCGPTIVAWGTDEQRQRFLRPIFTAEEIWCQLFSEPGAGSDVAGLSTRAIRDGDEWVISGQKVWTSSAHLAKWGLLLARTDPDAPKHKGLTAFVVDMHGPGVEVRPLRQMSGGASFNEVWFSEARTPESFRVGPVGEGWKVGTATLMNERVSIGGTVAPRGSGPIAQALEVWAAAGRSDPVARDRLARLWIEAEVLRLGNMRAQALRAKGVPGPEGSILKMGGALLNQRIAEFTVDLLGPDGMLCSGYRPGSREELMADPVIGFLSSQSSTIAGGTSEVMRNILGERVLGLPREPGVDPSTPWSQIPRS